TTGTATTCTCTCTTTAAAAAACATCTTTTTACTATCTTTAAATTTTAAAAATTCATTTTCTATTAAAAAAAGCGAATTAAAAATTTATTTGACTAGAAAATGTGGTTACTTTTTTACCATTTAACCTTTTTACTCTATATCAGTCTTATAAAGGATATGATTACCATTTGGGTTAAAAATAAATCCAGTTACTTTTTTATTCATTCCTATTATATAAGTTTTGTAATCTAAAGGCAACAACGGAACCTCATCTCCTATTATTCTATTTACCTCTACATAATTTTTCTCTCTTAATTCTGAATCAGAAGTTTTTCTAGCCTCATCTAATAATCTATCTACCTCTTTATTATTATAAAAGCTTCTATTTCCAACAGCTCCTGCTGAAGTTGAGTGTAAAAGTGGATAGAATCCATAATCAGCATCTCCAGTACTTACATACCATAATCCTATCAACATATCATGTTGTCCATTAGCTGAAAATTGTAGAAATGATGATAATTCTAACACTTGAATAGATATATTTATTCCAATATCTTTTAAATTTGATTGAATAATTTGAGCCATTTGCATTCTAGTAGGTTCTTCATATATCCATAATTGATAATTTAATTCTCCAGTTACTCCTGCCTCTTTTAAAAGCTCCTTTGCTTTCTCTGGATTATAATCTTTTATCTTTGCATCTTTATCATATCCAAAAACACTTGGGGCTAAAAGTGATGGGGCAATCTCTGTCATTCCTTCAAATACAGCTGTTGCTATATCATTTTTATTTATTCCAAGTTCAATAGCTTGTCTTATTCTTTTATCAGTAATCTTTTGAGTATTAATTGAAACAAAATCTGTTCCTAAAGATGATTTACTAATAAATTTTAGATTTTCATCTTTTAATAATCCTTTTACATCTGTTGATGATATATCATAAGCAATATCAATCTCTCCAGTTTCTAAAGCTATAAGTCTATTTGAGTTTTCTGGAATAGTAATAAATGATAAATTTTTAATCTTAGCCTTCCCTTGAAAATACTTGTCAAAAGCTTCTAACTCAACTTTTTCTCCTATTCCCCATTTTTTTATCTTATAAGCTCCCGTTCCTACTAAATTAACTCCCTCTTCATTTGGAGTTACCTCTTTTACAATAGCTATTGATGAGTGAGCAAAATTATGAAGAATAATTGTAGGAGCATTTTTTTGGACAATTTTAACTTTATATTCATCTAAAGCTTTTACATCTTCTATCGCCTCTACTAAAACTTTACTTATAGGAATATTCATATTTCTTTTTAAACTATTCTCTACATCTTTTGCTTTTAATTCACTTCCATCATGGAAATATATATCTTTTCTTAAATTTAAAATAATTGAGTTGTCCTCTTGAATTTCATAACTTTCTACTAACTCTGAAATAAGTTCTCCATCCTCAGTAAGAGCAAACAGATTATTATAAATCTGCTTAGTTACTGCTAAAGTAGAACTGTCTGTATGTCTATGTGGGTCAAAAGAACGTGGCTTATAACCAAAAGCAACCTTTAAATCTTTTTCAATTTTAAGTGTTTCAATATTTTTCTCCTCTGTTTTTTCCATACAAGCTGGAAAAAATAACGAAATAAATAAAATAAAAATATATTTCACAATTCCTCCTAAATTTATATTTGATATTTTTATTAAAAAAAGGATTGTATAAAATAATGTTAAAATATCATTTTATACATCCCTTTAGTTAAAACTATTTAAAATAATATGGATGTTCCGCAGCTATATCATCAAATTTCTCTATTAGTCGATTTAAATGTGCTTTAAGAGTTGATATAACCTCATCTTTTTTCTTTTCTTTAATAATATTAAAAAATTCCTTATGTCCTTGAAAAACAAAGTCATCTCTAATTTTATCTACACAAAACATTACACCCATTCTTTGATAATCCAGAAAGCCATCTGTCATAAAAGTAAATAGATTTTTATGTCCTACTCCCTCAAAAATTAATTGATGAAATTCTAAGTCCACATTACGAAATTCTATATAATCTCTTGAAGTCTTCATAATATATCTTTGTTTCTCTAAATTTTTTTCAAGCTTTTCTAAATATTCATCTGGAAAAAAATCACAAGCTTTCAAAAGTATTTTTTCTTCTATAGCCATTCTCATTAATGTTCCATCTTTAAATTTTTCTTTATCTATTTTTGATACATAGGTTCCATTTTGAATATTTTCTACTAATCCTTCATGTTTTAACAAAATAAGAGCTTCTCTAACTGGAGTTCTACTCATCCCTAAAGTAGCCAATAATTCAAGTTCCTTTATCTCTTCTCCAGGTTTCATATCAAGTCTTAATATATTTTCCTTTAATATTCTATATGCAAAACTAAAACTTGTTTTTCCCATAATATGATTATAAATTTTCATACTTATTTTACCTCTCTTTAATAAATATAACTTTTATCCATTATAACATATCTCTTTAAAACAGACAATTATTTTAAAAATTTTCTATTTTTTCAAGAGGAAATAAGAAAAATTTTTCAGAATTATATTAATAATTATTATAATCTTTTACTTAATAGTAATAACCTTTTTATTTCATTGAAAAAAGGCTACAGATAACTAAATCTATAGCCTTCTTTTTATATTATTGCTTTATTTATTTTAATTAAACTAATTTTTTTAATTCATCAGCAACAAATTCAACTTGTGGTCCAACAATTACTTGAACTGCAGTTTGACTTGGTTTTAATACACCAGGTACATATTTTTTAATTTCAGCATCTCTAACTATTGAACTATCTTTTACTTCAAGTCTTAATCTTGTAGTACAGTTGTCAACTATTACGATATTTTCTTTTCCACCTAATAATGGAAGTAAAATAGCTGCTAATTGAGCATTATCTGACGCTCCACTTACTTCAACTACATCTTCAACATCTTCATCTTCTCTTCCTGGAGTTTTGATATTGAATTTAGCAATAGCTACACTGAAGATTAAGTAGTAAAGTACGAAGAATACTAATCCTAAAATGATTAACATATATGGACTATTTGCATTTGGATTACGTAGAGATAAGAAGAAATCAACAAATCCTGCTGAGAATCCAAATCCTGCCATCCATTTGAATGTAGCTGCTATAAATACTGCAATTCCTGTTAAAATTGCATGAATTAAATATAGTCCAGGTGCAACGAACATAAATGCAAATTCGATTGGTTCTGTAACTCCTGTAAAGAAACTTGCAAATCCTGCTGCTAGCATGATAGATTTGATTTTTTCTCTATTAGCTGGTTTTGCAGTTTTAATAAATGCTAAACAAGCTCCTAATAATCCGAACATCATAATAGGGAAGAATCCAGCTTGATACATTCCTACATGATAAGTTGCTTTTACAGCTTCTGGTAATCCTTCATAAGCTGCTGCTTGAGGTCCCCAGAATCTTCCTATATCGTTGATTCCAGCAACGTTAAACCAGAATACTGAGTTTAGTGCATGGTGTAATCCTACTGGAATTAGTAATCTGTTAAAGAATCCGTAAATTCCTGCTCCGATTGGTCCCATTTTAGCAATACTGATTCCGAATCCTACAAGACCACTGTAAATTGCTGGCCATACATATAGTAAGATAAATGATACTACTATTGCTACTACTGAAGTAATAATTGGAACAAATCTCTTTCCACTAAAGAATGAAAGGAATTTAGGTAGTTCAAGAGTATGGAATTTATTATATAATTCTCCAGCTATAACCCCACATAAGATTCCAACAAATTGGTTATTGATTTTTCCAAATGCTGGAGATACTTGGTCAGCTGGAACACCAGTCAATTGAGCTACTGCCCCTGAAGAAAGTAAAGTTGTAACAACTTGGAATGCTACTAGCCCTGCTAGAGCTGCAGCTCCATTTTTGTCTTTAGAAAGTCCAAAAGCAACACCAATTGCAAACAATATAGGCATATTATCTATAATTGCAGCTCCTGCTTTTATTAAAAATGCTGCTAGTTGGCTATTAGCTCCCCACCCAGTTGGGTCAATCCAATATCCAATTCCCATTAAAATTGCTGCTGCTGGTAGTACTGCTACTGGTACCATCAAAGCTTTTCCTATTTTTTGAAGATAGCTAAACATAAGTTTTCCCTCCTTAAAATGTTTTGTTAATTTTTTTTTAACAAACTTTTCACACAAAAGAATTTATATTTCATTCTTGAACTAATTATAGCATAAGAATAAGATTATTACCACTATATTTTTTATTTTTTTGTTCTTTTTTCTAATTATTTTCACTGTTTATATACATTATTATAAAGACATATAACCCTGTTTACTATAAACTTCTTTAATGCACAAAATTCAATTTTATTTTCATTAATAAAAAAAGAAAAAAAATCTTTTCTTTTTTACTTCTTATTATTTTGGTATATAGAAAAGACTGTAAATAAATTTATCTTATTATCTACAGTCTAAATTTTTTTTATGATAGCTTTTATGAAATATGAAATAACTTTTTAAAAAATCCTTTTTTTACAGGCTGAATTTTTTCTGATATTTTAACTTCATCTTCTAAAATTTTATAAATATTTTTTTCAGCATCTCTAATAAACTCCTCTTGTGAATTTATCTTTCTTTCACTTTCTGAGCTAGAAACAGTTTTATACTCTCCGTTAGGCTCTAATATTCTAGCCTTTTGATTATCTTCTAAAATAGTATTTATTTGAGAATTTATTCTCTCTTTTATATCATTATCAAGAACTGGACAACCAACTTCAACACGATGCTCTGTATTTCTTGTCATCATATCTCCAGAGGCTATATAAAGTATTTGTTGCTCTCCTATTCCAAAACTATATATTCTTGAGTGTTCTAAGAATCTTCCAACAACACTTATAACCTTTATATTTCTTGTCTTTCCTTCTATTTGTGGAACAAGACAACAAATTCCTCTTACAATAAGAGTTATTTTTACTCCTAAATCAGATGCATCTGCTAAAGCGAGGATAAGATCTTTATCAGTAAAAGAATTGCATTTTATAACTATTTTACCCTCTTCTCCTCTTTTAGCTTTTTCTATCTCATTATTTATATTTTTCAAGATATTTTCTTTAAAACTAGAAGGTGCTACCCATAATTTCTTATATACTCCCATAAGATTTCCTAAAGACATATTTTTAAAGAAGATATCTGCATCTCTTCCAATCTCTATATCTGAAGTCATAAGAGAATAATCAGTATACATTTTTGAAGTTTTTTCATTGTAATTCCCTGTTCCAACTTGTGTAATATGTTTAATCTCTCCATCTTTTCTATAAGTTATCATACATATTTTTGAATGAACTTTAAATCCGTCTGTTCCATAAATTATATGACAACCTGCCTCTTCCAACTTTTGAGCCCACTCAATATTATTTGTCTCATCAAATCTAGCTCTAAGTTCCATTAAAACTGTAACATCTTTTCCATTTTCCACAGCATTTATCAGATATTCTGCTAGCTTAGAGTCCTTTGAAATTCTATATAAAGTAATCTTTATAGATTGCACATCTTCTCTTTCTGATGCCTCTTTTATTAAATTCAAGAAAGGTTTCATACTTTCAAATGGATAGAAAAGTAGTAAATCTTTTTTCTCTATAAAATCTATCATACTATGTTTTTTATCTGCTATTGGATGAACAACTGGAGAAAAAGCACTATAAGAAAGTTTTGTTGTTATATTTGGTGGTAAAAAACTGCTGATATTAAATAGGTAACTTAAATTTATTGGACAGTTAAAAGTAAATACTTGTTCCTCTGAAAGATTCAATCTTTGTAGTAAAGCATCTAAAAATTTCTCACTAATTCTAGATTGTATCTCCATTCTAAGAGGCTCTAATTTATTACGAGTTTTTACAATTTGCTTCATATATTGTCTATAATCAAGGTTTTCATCGTAGTTTTCTACATCAGTCTCGATATCCATATTTCTTGTTACACTCATAATAGAACTTTCTTTTAATTCATACATAGAGAAAATATTTTTTACAAAATGTAAAATTACCTCTTCTAAAAGTACATATCTTCCAAGTTCTTTATCTATCATAATAACTCTCTCCATATTGTTTGGAACAGGAATCATTCCAAGCACCTCTTTTTTCTTATTAGACAGATAAACTATAACATTTAATTGTTTGTTAGGAATAAATGGAAATGGATGCCAAGTATCTATAATTAAAGGAGATAACATTGGAAATATATTATTGAAAAAGTATTTTTCCAAATATGATAATTCTTTTTTAGATAGATCTTTTATTTTTTCTTTTTTCAAATTTTCTTTTTCAAGAAGTTTCATAAGATTTTCAAAAACTTTATCTCTTTTTTGATAAAGTCTATTTGATATTTCATAAATTTTTTCAAGTTGTTCTCTAGCATTCATTCCTGTTTTTCCATCTACATAATCTGGAACATATTTTATATAATCATTCATTGTTCCAACTCTTACCATGAAAAATTCATCAAGATTGCTAGTAAATATTGCTAAAAATTTCAATCTTTCAAGAAGAGGGTTATCTTCACTAACTGCTTCTTCAAGCACTCTCTCATTAAATTTTAACCAAGAAATCTCTCTGTTTTCAATATAATTATTAGGATTCATTATTTTCTACCTTCTCTTCATCTTTTTTTATAACTCTATCAATAAAATATCCTTCTCTTACACCATTTTTACTAATTATAACTTTTTCTACTCCAAAAGTATCAATAATTTCTCTTAAAATTACTGCTCCTCCTGCAAAAGAAAATATTCTTTCAGGGATTAATCTATATAACTCTTTTGTTTCTTCACAAGTTCCACCATTTTTCAAAATATCTACAATATTATATAGTTCCTCTACAAAGAAAGATTTATCTTCTAATGGAAGATTTTTTGATTCTTTTATAATATTCATACAAGCTCTTGATGAACCTCCAATACCATAAAGGTATTTATAATTTTGTTCATGTTCCCAATTTAATTCTTTTAGAGCTTCTTTTATAATTTTTCTCATTTTTTTAATTTCTTTTTCCTCTGGAACTATATGTTTTACTACTTTATTTTGAAGATTAAGAGCTCCTATTGGAATACTTGTCAATCTTTCTATCTCTCCATTATTAAATAGAACAATCTCTGTACTTCCTCCGCCAATATCAACTAAAATTCCTCTCTCAAGATTCATTCCAGATTTTGCTCCAATAAAATCAAGTCTCGCCTCTTCTTCACCAACAATAATCTCTGGTTGCATTCCTGTTGTCTTTTCAATCTCTCTTAAAACTTCTTCTGTATTTGAAATATTTCTTAAAGATGCTGTTGCAAAAACTGAGTAATTTTTTATCTCAAAATTCTCTAAACTTATCTTTAATTTTTGAAGTGTACGACATAACTTTGTTATCCCTAAAGCTGAAAGTTGCCCTTTCTTTACATAACCAGTAAGCCCTACTATAACTTTTTTGTTTGTTATAAGCTTTACTGTATTAGCTGTTTCATTATATTTGAAAATAGAAAGTCTTATTGTATTTGAACCTATGTCAATTATTCCATACTCCATCTTCATTTATCCTCCTTAAATCATATTTAATTTCAATTATATATCCATAATGTTAAAATAAATATAATTCAATGTAAATGCTGTGTAAAATTATTTTAAATATGCAGAATTTTAGTAATTTATTTTTATGATTATACATTCTATAAAAACAAAAATGCTGTGAAATTTTATTCACAGCATTTCTTATAATTCATTACAATTATTAAATATATTTTAATTAGTCATCTATATAGTTATCAAAATATCCTTGAATTAAAATAATAGGTGTTCCCTTATCTCCACTTCCAGAAGTTAAGTCACAAAGTGATCCGATAAGATCAGTAAGTCTTCTAGGAGTAGTTCCTTGAGTAATCATTTGTCCTTTAAGATCAGCATCTTTGTTTTTAATTGCATTAGCAACAGCTTTATTTAATTCTTCTCCTGTTAATCCTGCAAGATCATTATCAGCTAGATATTTTAATTTAATTTCATTAGGTGTTCCTTCAAGTCCAGCAGTATATCCTGGTGATACAACTGGGTCAGCAAGTTCCCAAATTTTTCCAACTGGATCTTTAAATGCCCCATCTCCATAAACCATTACTTCAAGATGTTTTCCTGTTTTATCAAGGAACATTTTTTGGATAGTAGCAACAGTATCCATACAATCACGAGGGAAAAGTTTGATACTATCTTCAGTTGCTTTATTTGAACCTAATAGTCCGTAATCTGCGTTGTATCCACTTCCATTATTAGAAGAAGTTAAAATTTCATCCATTCCAAATACGATTTTAGCTCCAGCTTTTCTAAGAAGTTTTCTAGTTCTGAAACGAGTATGAATATCACAGTTAAGTACACAGTCAGTATATTTTAAAATTGCTGTTGGGTTGTTAGCAAAAATTACTTCTACTTCTGCACCTTGCTCTTTAATAAGTTCAGAGTAATATTCAATATAGTTCACTCCTGTAAATTCATGAAGAGGTTTTCCAAATTTTTCAGTAAATTCAGCTTCAGTAAGAACATCACTCCAAGGATTTACACCTTTCTCATCTAAAAGCTCCATATCGATAAAATGGTTTCCAACTTCATCAGAAGGATAGCTAAACATTAAAACTATTTTCTTAGCTCCTTTTGCTATACCTTTTAAACATACTGAAAATCTGTTACGACTTAAAATAGGGAATATTACACCGATAGTGTTATCTCCATATTTTGCTTTTACATCAGCTGCAATGTCATCTATTGAAGCATAGTTTCCTTGTGCTCTTGCAACGATTGACTCAGTCATAGCTACGATATCTCTATCTCTTAAAGTTATTCCATCACTTTCAACAGCAGCTAAAACAGCATCTACAACAAAATCTTCAATTTTATCTCCTTGATGAATAATAGGAGCACGAAGCCCTCTTGAAACAGTTCCAATTAATCTTCCCATCTCATTCTCCTTTAAAACTTATAAATTTTCAACAATATATTATAATACAAAAATTAAAATATGTAAACCCTATTATTGAAATAAAATATTTTATCACTTTTAAAATATGAAAACAATTTTTTATTTCATAGGTAATATATTATTTCTTCTCCTGTTTAAAATTTTTTGAATATAAATTTAGAATAAATGTATCTCTTTTCTACTATTATACTTTATTTTTCCAATACTCGCAATAGTTTAAAAAGATAGAGTTTAAAAAAATTAAAAAAAATGTTAAAATTAATCTATACTATTTTAATGAAAAATAAAGGAGGTAGAAAATGATAGAAATAAAAGAAAAAGTAATAAAATATGTGAAGAAAAACAGTTTTATTGGAATTGTTTTAAAAAAAGAGATTCAAAGCTTTGGGTGAGCTGGTTGTCGTGATGTAATTCAGGGTGAATTCATAAAAAATATGCAAGAATTAAAAGATAAAAATTTTGAGTATAAAATTATTGAAGTTGATGGAATAAAAGTGTTTATTCCTGAATACTTAAAAGAGATTAAAGAGATAAGAATATCATCATTATTTAGTGTATTTTCTAAATTAATGATTTTAAATGTAGAAATAAATAACTTGTAATCTCTCTAATAAAAAACATTTGTAATTTTATGTAGTAAATGGTAGAATATAGTAAAAACATTTGTAATTTTTAGGGGGAATATTTTGAAGTTTGTAAAAGATTATAATAAAACTGCAATAATTTATGATGGGAAAGAAATTAGTTATAAAGAGGCTATTATAAAATCTAAGATCTTTTCTCAAGAGTTTCCTATTGAGAATGAAGATAAAGTTATAATATTTATGGAAAATAGACCAGAGCTTCTTTACTCTTTTTTAGGAACATGGGACAAATCAGGTACTTGTGTTTGTTTAGATGCCTCACTTAGTGGAGAGGAGTTAGTTTACTATATAAATGATTCTGACTCAAAATATATCTATACATCTCAAGGAAATCTTCCAAAAGTACAAAAAGCTCTTGAAATTTCAGGAAAAACTTTAGGGATAGCTGTTGTTGATGATATAGCAGGTAAAGAGTTTGATGGTGAGCTTGTAATTAATGCTCCAGCTCCTGAAAATGTGGCTCTTATGCTTTATACTTCAGGTACTACTGGAAACCCTAAAGGCGTAATGCTGAAATTTGATAATATTTTAATAAATGTTGAAGGGCTTGATAAATACAATATGTTTGTACAAGAAGATATTGTTTTAGCACTTCTACCTATGCATCATATCTTCCCATTATTGGGATCAGGAGTTATTCCTTTAGCTAAGGGAGCAACTATTGTATTTTTAAAAGAGATGTCATCTCAAGCTATGGTAGATGCCTTCCAAAAATATAAGGTAACTATGATGATAGGAGTTCCAAGACTTTGGGAGATGCTACATCAAAAAATTATGGAAAAAATAAATGCTAGTAAAGTAACAAAAGGTATATTTAAACTAGCTGAAAAAATTAATAGTATAAGTTTTAGTAGAAAGATATTTAAAAAAGTTCATGATAATTTTGGTGGAAATCTAAGATTTTTTGTATCTGGGGGTTCTAAATTAGATCCTAAAATTGCTAGAGATTTTCTTACTTTAGGTATAAAAATTTGTGAAGGTTATGGAATGACTGAAACAGCTCCTATGATCTCTTTTACTCCGTTAAATGAGATTATGCCAGGATCAGCAGGTAAGATTTTACCAGGAATTGAAGTTAAAATAGCTGATGATGGAGAGATTATAGCTAGAGGTAGAAACGTAATGAAAGGGTATTACAAGAGACCTGAGGCTACTGCTGAAACTATTGATAAAGATGGTTGGATACATACAGGGGATCTTGGAGAGATTAAAAATAATTATTTGTATGTAACAGGAAGAAAAAAAGAGATGATAGTTCTATCTAATGGAAAAAATATCAATCCTATTGAAATCGAACAATGGATAATGGGAAAAACAAATCTGATACAAGAGATTGTTGTAGCTGAAATTGATTCGGTTTTAACAGCTGTCATCTATCCTAATTTCCAAAAGATATCTGAAGAAAAAGTTACTAATATTAAGGAAACTTTAAAATGGGGAGTTATTGATTCTTATAATGGAAAAGCTCCTAACTATAAGAAAATTCTTGATATTAGAATAGTTCAAGAGGAGATGCCAAAAACTAAGATAGGTAAAATAAGAAGATTTATGATACCTGAAATGTTAAAAGCTAAAGAAAATGATAATATTGTAATTGAAGAGCCAAAATTTGAAGAGTATACAATGTTAAAAGAGTATTTAGTTAAAGTTAAAAAGAAACCTGTAACTCCTTTTGCACATATTGAGTTAGATTTAGGAATGGATTCACTAGATATGGTTGAACTTTTAACATATTTAGAAAGTACATTTGGAATTAAAGCATCTGAAGAGCTTATAATTGAAAATTCTACAGTTGAAAAACTAGCTGTATATATTAAGGAAAATAGAGGAGAAAACAAGGTTGAAGAGGTAAATTGGAACGAATATCTAAATAAAGATATTGATGTTGAACTTCCAAAATCTAATATTATAACAAAGATAGGTAAAGCTATTCTATGGATAGTCTTTAAATTATATATTAGAGTTAAAAAAGAGGGAACAGAAAATATTACAACTGATCCTGTTATATATGCTGGAAACCATCAAAGTTTCTTAGATGCTTTCCTGTTTAACCATGTTGTTCCTACAAATGTATTAAATAATGTCTATTATTTAGCTAAAGTAAAACATTTCTCAAAAGGTTATATGAAAACTCTTGGAGAAAATTCAAATGTAATATTAGTTGATATTAATAAAAACTTAGGAGAAGTTCTTCAAACTTTAGCTATGGTACTTAGAAGTGGAAAAAGTGTTGCTATATTCCCTGAAGGAGCTAGAACTAGAGATGGTAAGATGCTAGAGTTTAAAAAGTCTTTTGCTATATTAGCTAAAGAATTAAATATACCTATTGTTCCTTTTGGAATTAAGGGGGCTTTTGAGGCATTCCCTTCAAACTCTAAATTCCCTAAATCATCAGATGTGGAGATAAAATTCTTTGAAAGAATTGAGCCAAAAGATATGAGTTATGAAGAGATTGTAGAAAAAACAAGAGATTGCATATCTAATTGGGTAGAAAAATAATAATTTTTAGAATAACTCTAGTAATAACTAGAGTTATTTTATTTTTAAATAACATTAAAAATTATACTACATATAATATTTTTATAATAAAATAGGGCTGTTCGATATTTGATTACCAAACAGCCCTTTTAACTTATTTCCTCAATATTCAACAGTTGCCTCCTATTTATGTTAAACTTTTTTCATTCCTTACCATTTTTTCTTTCAAGAAATCATCTACATATTTCCTAGAAAAACTTTTGCTCTTCCAAATATTAAAGATTTCTTATACCCCAATATCTATACCTTAAATTTTTTCCTTCATATCTTATCACTCTTATAAGTATTTTAAATATCTTGATATATTTAAACTTACTTCATAAATATATGATAATCAATTAAATCTATATTTTATCTTCAGAGCTTAAACCATCATTTCTATTATTCCTCTATAATTAGCAATGTTCTCTAACATTTCACAAAATATTTAAGATTAAATAACATATTTTAATGTTTATCTCTGTTTATTCTCTATAATTTAATTTTTCAAAATTTTTTAATATAATCTAAATACAACTTGAACTTTATAAAATATCTTTTATCTTATCTTTTCATCCCTTTTATAAAACTTTTTTGATAAAATTTTATTTAAGTTCTGAACAACAAAAGCTTATTTCTACAAATACTTCATAGTTATATCTTTTTAGATAAGGAATTATCTCAAATATTTAATCTTCCATATTTCAAATACTTGGGTATATTCTCCATATATTAAATATTTGTTTATTCTCTTTAAAATTTCTAATTAATGTTTCACTGGTATCTCCTCCTTCAGATACAATTTATTGTCTAGACTGTTGTATCTCTTTCTTGATATATAATTAACTCATAAACCTTCATTTGTCAATAGCAAAACTTAAAAAATTTTATTTTTTTTATAAATGAAAATTTGTTTTTAAAAAAATCGCTTATAATAATAAAAAATAATGAAGCTAATACCTTTAATTGCTGCTATTTTAACAAAAGATCTAAAAGACAATTCTTTTAGATCTTCTTATCAAAATATTTAATTTCTTTTTTTACATTGTCTTAAAATATTTTTAAAATTTAAAGCAAATGTTATTGATGCTACAATAACAGAAGTTATATCTGCCATAGGCTCTGCATAATAAATACCTTTTACCCCTACAAATCTAGGTAAAATTATTGCTAGAGGTACAAGTAGTATAACTTTTCTTAAAAGGGCAATAAAAATAGAGAACTTTGCTTGTCCTAGAGCTAAGAAAGTTACTTGTATAGCTTGTTGAATACCAAAGATGCACATTCCTAAGGTAAATATTGGCATCATTT
The sequence above is drawn from the uncultured Fusobacterium sp. genome and encodes:
- a CDS encoding ABC transporter substrate-binding protein; protein product: MKYIFILFISLFFPACMEKTEEKNIETLKIEKDLKVAFGYKPRSFDPHRHTDSSTLAVTKQIYNNLFALTEDGELISELVESYEIQEDNSIILNLRKDIYFHDGSELKAKDVENSLKRNMNIPISKVLVEAIEDVKALDEYKVKIVQKNAPTIILHNFAHSSIAIVKEVTPNEEGVNLVGTGAYKIKKWGIGEKVELEAFDKYFQGKAKIKNLSFITIPENSNRLIALETGEIDIAYDISSTDVKGLLKDENLKFISKSSLGTDFVSINTQKITDKRIRQAIELGINKNDIATAVFEGMTEIAPSLLAPSVFGYDKDAKIKDYNPEKAKELLKEAGVTGELNYQLWIYEEPTRMQMAQIIQSNLKDIGINISIQVLELSSFLQFSANGQHDMLIGLWYVSTGDADYGFYPLLHSTSAGAVGNRSFYNNKEVDRLLDEARKTSDSELREKNYVEVNRIIGDEVPLLPLDYKTYIIGMNKKVTGFIFNPNGNHILYKTDIE
- a CDS encoding GntR family transcriptional regulator, whose amino-acid sequence is MKIYNHIMGKTSFSFAYRILKENILRLDMKPGEEIKELELLATLGMSRTPVREALILLKHEGLVENIQNGTYVSKIDKEKFKDGTLMRMAIEEKILLKACDFFPDEYLEKLEKNLEKQRYIMKTSRDYIEFRNVDLEFHQLIFEGVGHKNLFTFMTDGFLDYQRMGVMFCVDKIRDDFVFQGHKEFFNIIKEKKKDEVISTLKAHLNRLIEKFDDIAAEHPYYFK
- the nagE gene encoding N-acetylglucosamine-specific PTS transporter subunit IIBC — translated: MFSYLQKIGKALMVPVAVLPAAAILMGIGYWIDPTGWGANSQLAAFLIKAGAAIIDNMPILFAIGVAFGLSKDKNGAAALAGLVAFQVVTTLLSSGAVAQLTGVPADQVSPAFGKINNQFVGILCGVIAGELYNKFHTLELPKFLSFFSGKRFVPIITSVVAIVVSFILLYVWPAIYSGLVGFGISIAKMGPIGAGIYGFFNRLLIPVGLHHALNSVFWFNVAGINDIGRFWGPQAAAYEGLPEAVKATYHVGMYQAGFFPIMMFGLLGACLAFIKTAKPANREKIKSIMLAAGFASFFTGVTEPIEFAFMFVAPGLYLIHAILTGIAVFIAATFKWMAGFGFSAGFVDFFLSLRNPNANSPYMLIILGLVFFVLYYLIFSVAIAKFNIKTPGREDEDVEDVVEVSGASDNAQLAAILLPLLGGKENIVIVDNCTTRLRLEVKDSSIVRDAEIKKYVPGVLKPSQTAVQVIVGPQVEFVADELKKLV
- the ppk1 gene encoding polyphosphate kinase 1, with amino-acid sequence MNPNNYIENREISWLKFNERVLEEAVSEDNPLLERLKFLAIFTSNLDEFFMVRVGTMNDYIKYVPDYVDGKTGMNAREQLEKIYEISNRLYQKRDKVFENLMKLLEKENLKKEKIKDLSKKELSYLEKYFFNNIFPMLSPLIIDTWHPFPFIPNKQLNVIVYLSNKKKEVLGMIPVPNNMERVIMIDKELGRYVLLEEVILHFVKNIFSMYELKESSIMSVTRNMDIETDVENYDENLDYRQYMKQIVKTRNKLEPLRMEIQSRISEKFLDALLQRLNLSEEQVFTFNCPINLSYLFNISSFLPPNITTKLSYSAFSPVVHPIADKKHSMIDFIEKKDLLLFYPFESMKPFLNLIKEASEREDVQSIKITLYRISKDSKLAEYLINAVENGKDVTVLMELRARFDETNNIEWAQKLEEAGCHIIYGTDGFKVHSKICMITYRKDGEIKHITQVGTGNYNEKTSKMYTDYSLMTSDIEIGRDADIFFKNMSLGNLMGVYKKLWVAPSSFKENILKNINNEIEKAKRGEEGKIVIKCNSFTDKDLILALADASDLGVKITLIVRGICCLVPQIEGKTRNIKVISVVGRFLEHSRIYSFGIGEQQILYIASGDMMTRNTEHRVEVGCPVLDNDIKERINSQINTILEDNQKARILEPNGEYKTVSSSESERKINSQEEFIRDAEKNIYKILEDEVKISEKIQPVKKGFFKKLFHIS
- a CDS encoding rod shape-determining protein; this translates as MKMEYGIIDIGSNTIRLSIFKYNETANTVKLITNKKVIVGLTGYVKKGQLSALGITKLCRTLQKLKISLENFEIKNYSVFATASLRNISNTEEVLREIEKTTGMQPEIIVGEEEARLDFIGAKSGMNLERGILVDIGGGSTEIVLFNNGEIERLTSIPIGALNLQNKVVKHIVPEEKEIKKMRKIIKEALKELNWEHEQNYKYLYGIGGSSRACMNIIKESKNLPLEDKSFFVEELYNIVDILKNGGTCEETKELYRLIPERIFSFAGGAVILREIIDTFGVEKVIISKNGVREGYFIDRVIKKDEEKVENNES